CGGAGGCGGCGGTGGGCGAGCACCCGGAGCTGGAGAGCCAGCTCGTGGTGCTGACCGTCGCGCAGGCCAAGGGCCTGGAGTTCGACTCCGTCCTGCTGGTCGACCCGGACGCGATCGTCGCCGAGTCGCCGCGTGGCGACAGCGACCTCTACGTCGCCCTCACCCGCGCCACCCAACGCCTGACCACCCTCCGTCCGCTGACCCCCTGACCTCCCGGGTGCCCCCGGCTGGCCACGGTCGGCCGCTCGGTTCCGCCGAAACGGCGGTGTCCGTCGCCCTCGGACACCGCCGTTTCGGCGACATGGAGTTGATCAAGGCAAGTGGCCGAGCCGGAGCCCGACGGTGTCCCGGCGATGCGCCTGATCATTCCGTATGTGTTCCGGATCTTGCCCGGTCTGTACCCGTCGATCGGTTTCTCGTGGTCATGTTTGTCAGCTAGTTTCGTCGATACGCGGATTGCGGGGGGTGCGGAGGCGCAACATGGCGGCCCGGCTCCGAACCACGGCACCGACGCCGGCATTGGTGTTAGAGATAACCGACGGGACGATGAGTAATCGTGAGGCGGGTGCTGGATGGCCGAGGGCTACGTCAGAGACTTCAACAGCGAAAAGGGCTACGGCTTCATCACGCCCGACGCCGGCGGCCCTGTCCTACTTGTGCGCTTCTTCGACATCCAGATGCTCGGCTACAAGACCTTGGAGGAGGGCGAGCGGGTGTCGTACGCGGTCGAGGTCGAGGCCGACGGGACTCCGCGCGCAGTCGAGGTCACCCCGCTCGGGAGGCGCATGCC
The nucleotide sequence above comes from Micromonospora pallida. Encoded proteins:
- a CDS encoding cold-shock protein: MAEGYVRDFNSEKGYGFITPDAGGPVLLVRFFDIQMLGYKTLEEGERVSYAVEVEADGTPRAVEVTPLGRRMPGRGTSGQSPPSARPILLVMALLAVPTGMMVFTAIAMFGGWQLPEWWAPVLGVGFGASLLVARLYNK